The following proteins are encoded in a genomic region of Leptospira fainei serovar Hurstbridge str. BUT 6:
- a CDS encoding beta strand repeat-containing protein: MHRIFENTKHICFPILLFFLLEGCAAWPLLTGAVGLAAGKTGSGPLFFVPGSASSQPATLDRVEISSPSTSFAKTTTIPLKATAIYSDNTNADITGDANWSSADSSVIKMLSGGKAQGIQVGSTVITIEYQGKTAQILLTVTAAPLSSLTITCTDQTSNLPKGSSRQCALTGNFADGSTQDLTLDPSTTWSTSNSNIATVDANGLVQGVAVGSTSIRAGYQGLTATLALSISQASLVSISVTPTNPSLPLGKTQQFTATGTYSDNSTQNITSQVTWTSSDTSIATIGNAVGNKGFLSTQARGSATITAGLGSISNQTQITVTAALLESISITPANPSVAKGRTLNLAATGIFTDGSSSTITTQVTWSSDNTGIVSVDNGSGLEGRATAANVGTANVTAAIGGISSTVSFQVTAAVLTSIQVTPDDTSIPRGTSTNVLALGIYSDGTSQNISDQVSWTTSNTSTLQLGSLNGVPKKGVLSPNNGGFGSARITATLGSISGYADITVTSGRLISIQVDPTNPSIAKGLTKNFTATGTYTDATTQDLTTQVTWASSNTAIATISNASGTQGTATGLSIGNSNITAILGSVTSPTNTLTITAATLQSITITPSLPSIPKGRSQNLTATGTYSDGSTSNLTTQVTWTSSDSSIAAVDNTSGNQGKTSGVSQGSVSIGATIGSVSGTITFTVTSAVLDSIQVSIDDSSIAKGTSTQAEAVGIYSDGTHSNISDQVVWTSSQTSIVQLGILLSGPKKQLNSPSSGSQGSSRITAALNSISGYADLSVTAPRLVSIQVDPTNPTVAKGLTKNFTATGSYTDGSVQDLTSQVTWRSSDTSIATISNVSGTQGTATTLQTGTSNITAQSGSVLSSVSVLTVGAATLASITIAPSPTLSISKGLTQNFTATGHYSDNSTQDITTQVTWSSFDQTKATVSNAAGSQGTLTALLEGSTQISATLNSIQSSDTAVTVTAAALQSIQITPANSNLPKGNTTGFTANGVYSDGTTLDLTKQATWTSSNTGSVTISNANGSQGTATAVSIGSSTISAQVGSVTGSTTLTVTAAVLVSISVAPNGSSVYTGNTKNFTATGTYSDSSTSDLTAQAVWASSDTSKATISNANGSQGKVTGVAAGTVTISATFGSVSGNTSLTVVYLDTTPPTVLNAVSLSPTTVRVTYSESVNATQATTTSNYRLALTSAVSGSCSNNSNFSSSSAISISSVSGTGSVYTITLSSSQVSGTSYTLIVNKSGVQDLSAIPNSLACPNYGDFIGQEQLKVTSAACASTSSVVINFSKPILSGNNMSGSAECSSTTECANRYKFVGTTDLGSISSAKILDGTVCNGTPADSAKVCVTHALLQTGAQYTIIAANAVDGDGFDNSAWGSIRDAGNSENVQASPRDRATFSGCGTSPVNFSDGPVSIDPNGSTFGYLADFNSKIYTGPNNGGNGALRFAYDGSGPESVQFTFAQDTVVQNASTGDNPRTSTNSATSRENSIAVPPYVTLGHSGCTVNDATLTNGCGPDNESGRGVFTTGTLSGSSYIFIAAARTAPDGNGNYYFDYLYYSSDTSSNLGFKYIDMSTITGTVTAGTSAITVQNDRVFPGFAKPNYNGTSGFNAPDFGFISFNSADSGTGFCTAGSNCDAYDGSKGRRIRIDYMPYFGGASSSGGNNASPNWAYYIGVDSLFVFNNRIYAANGGLNAVGHNGSIIRSNTADPTTACSAHDTCANWTEIGPRTNSKWHNGTTNNWFSLELGKFYDLIPADRAFAQFAEFNGNLYVTRTICVQGTQATGFRTSPGTVAGCTDGTEDNRKAQLWKCDPTITGSTTDCDSGDWTVVADDGSGITNFGDSTNRTITMVAKNGSYLYVGYDNPSGARIYRTNTTNPGSSSSSWTQVGGNGLTDSTNVVQIFSAVSVPVGGLNYLYVSVGKNNTPVRVYRQQNQ, translated from the coding sequence ATGCACCGCATTTTTGAAAATACAAAGCATATATGCTTTCCAATTCTTTTATTTTTTCTCCTCGAAGGATGTGCCGCATGGCCTTTACTCACAGGCGCCGTCGGGTTAGCAGCCGGGAAAACGGGAAGCGGGCCTCTCTTTTTTGTACCAGGAAGTGCGAGTTCGCAGCCCGCCACCTTGGATAGGGTGGAAATCTCTTCTCCATCCACAAGCTTTGCCAAAACTACTACGATTCCTTTAAAAGCCACTGCGATATATTCGGATAATACGAATGCGGATATAACTGGCGATGCAAATTGGTCTTCTGCGGATTCGTCCGTGATTAAAATGCTTTCGGGAGGCAAAGCTCAAGGAATTCAAGTCGGCTCCACGGTAATAACGATCGAATACCAAGGTAAAACCGCTCAGATTCTACTCACCGTTACTGCCGCTCCGCTATCATCGTTAACGATAACTTGCACCGATCAAACTTCAAATCTTCCGAAGGGATCCTCGCGACAATGCGCGCTTACCGGTAATTTTGCGGATGGATCGACTCAGGATTTGACCCTCGACCCGAGCACTACTTGGAGCACCTCGAATTCTAACATCGCAACTGTCGACGCAAATGGATTGGTACAAGGAGTTGCGGTCGGCTCAACTTCGATTCGCGCAGGATACCAGGGACTTACCGCTACCTTGGCATTATCGATCAGCCAAGCATCCCTGGTTTCGATCTCGGTTACACCGACCAATCCATCACTACCGTTAGGCAAAACGCAGCAGTTTACTGCCACGGGAACGTATTCGGATAATTCCACTCAAAACATAACTTCACAAGTAACGTGGACATCCTCCGACACTTCCATAGCGACGATCGGAAATGCGGTCGGAAACAAAGGGTTTCTTTCCACTCAAGCCCGGGGAAGTGCGACGATTACGGCGGGCCTTGGTTCTATCAGCAATCAAACGCAGATTACCGTTACGGCAGCGCTCCTGGAGAGCATTTCGATTACCCCTGCAAATCCTTCTGTTGCGAAAGGTCGTACACTCAATCTCGCAGCTACCGGAATATTCACGGATGGCAGTAGCTCCACGATCACCACGCAGGTAACCTGGTCGAGCGATAACACCGGTATCGTCTCCGTCGATAACGGTTCCGGGCTGGAGGGTCGCGCAACCGCAGCGAATGTTGGAACCGCTAACGTTACTGCTGCAATCGGCGGAATTTCTTCAACCGTATCGTTTCAAGTAACCGCGGCAGTTTTGACTTCCATTCAAGTGACGCCGGATGACACGTCGATTCCAAGAGGGACTTCGACGAATGTACTTGCATTGGGAATTTATTCTGACGGCACTTCTCAAAATATCAGCGATCAGGTTTCCTGGACGACCTCCAATACTTCCACGTTGCAGCTGGGATCCCTAAATGGAGTTCCGAAAAAAGGAGTTCTTTCTCCGAATAACGGCGGCTTCGGCTCCGCCCGAATCACTGCCACTTTAGGTAGTATTAGCGGATACGCGGATATTACGGTTACGTCCGGCAGATTAATCTCGATTCAAGTGGATCCTACCAATCCGAGCATAGCCAAAGGACTTACTAAAAACTTTACTGCGACCGGAACCTATACCGATGCCACCACTCAAGATCTCACAACTCAGGTTACTTGGGCTTCTTCAAATACCGCTATTGCTACGATCAGCAACGCCTCCGGCACACAAGGAACTGCGACGGGATTATCGATCGGCAATTCGAATATCACGGCTATTCTTGGATCAGTAACATCTCCGACAAACACGTTGACGATCACGGCAGCAACCTTACAAAGCATCACCATCACCCCTTCCCTACCGAGCATACCTAAAGGAAGAAGCCAGAACTTAACCGCGACCGGAACTTATTCGGACGGAAGTACTTCGAACCTTACGACCCAGGTAACCTGGACTAGCTCGGATTCTTCGATCGCAGCAGTAGACAATACTAGCGGAAATCAAGGTAAGACTTCAGGCGTTTCACAAGGAAGCGTTTCGATCGGCGCTACAATCGGTTCCGTTTCGGGTACGATCACTTTCACAGTCACGAGCGCAGTATTGGATTCGATTCAAGTTTCCATAGACGATTCTTCGATCGCGAAAGGAACTTCGACTCAAGCTGAAGCGGTGGGAATTTACTCCGACGGAACTCATTCAAACATAAGCGATCAAGTCGTATGGACTTCTTCTCAAACCTCGATCGTTCAACTGGGCATTCTCTTATCAGGACCCAAAAAACAACTGAACTCTCCGAGCAGCGGCAGCCAAGGATCTTCGAGAATCACGGCTGCTTTGAATTCCATTAGCGGATATGCGGATCTTTCCGTCACCGCGCCGCGTTTAGTCTCGATTCAAGTGGATCCGACCAATCCGACGGTTGCGAAAGGTTTGACCAAGAACTTCACCGCAACCGGATCCTACACGGACGGTTCGGTACAAGATTTAACTTCGCAGGTTACTTGGCGTTCGTCAGACACGAGCATCGCGACAATCAGTAACGTTTCCGGTACGCAAGGAACTGCGACAACCTTGCAAACCGGAACTTCGAATATTACCGCCCAATCAGGATCCGTTCTATCATCGGTTAGCGTGCTCACCGTCGGGGCCGCGACTTTAGCAAGTATTACGATCGCTCCTTCTCCAACGTTAAGCATTTCAAAAGGTTTAACTCAGAATTTTACCGCAACGGGACATTACTCCGATAACTCCACTCAGGACATAACGACTCAAGTGACTTGGTCCTCTTTTGATCAAACAAAGGCAACCGTAAGTAATGCGGCCGGCAGTCAGGGAACATTAACCGCTTTGTTGGAAGGAAGCACGCAGATTTCCGCGACTCTAAATTCGATCCAAAGTTCCGACACGGCGGTCACAGTGACTGCCGCCGCACTTCAATCCATTCAAATTACGCCTGCAAACTCCAATCTCCCGAAAGGAAACACGACCGGATTTACCGCAAACGGAGTTTATTCGGATGGAACAACTTTGGATCTGACGAAGCAAGCCACTTGGACCTCATCCAATACCGGCTCAGTGACGATCAGCAATGCAAACGGAAGCCAAGGAACTGCAACTGCAGTATCGATAGGATCGTCCACGATTTCCGCGCAAGTCGGATCGGTAACCGGCTCGACAACTTTGACAGTGACGGCGGCTGTGCTTGTTTCCATTTCGGTCGCGCCGAACGGTTCATCCGTTTATACCGGAAATACGAAAAACTTTACCGCAACCGGAACCTACTCGGATTCAAGTACAAGCGATTTAACCGCTCAAGCGGTTTGGGCCTCGTCAGACACAAGTAAAGCTACGATTAGTAATGCAAACGGATCCCAAGGCAAGGTTACCGGAGTCGCAGCCGGAACGGTAACAATATCGGCGACATTCGGAAGCGTTAGCGGAAATACGTCTCTAACGGTTGTATATCTGGATACGACACCGCCGACCGTGTTAAACGCGGTTTCCCTCAGTCCGACAACTGTTCGAGTCACGTATTCGGAATCGGTGAATGCGACTCAAGCAACGACGACTTCCAATTATAGACTAGCATTGACCTCGGCAGTCAGCGGCTCTTGCTCTAATAATAGCAATTTTTCTTCGAGTTCGGCGATCAGTATCTCGTCGGTAAGCGGAACCGGATCCGTATATACGATTACATTATCAAGTTCGCAGGTTTCGGGAACAAGTTATACGTTAATCGTAAACAAATCCGGGGTTCAAGATTTGTCGGCGATCCCGAATTCTCTCGCTTGCCCGAATTACGGAGATTTTATAGGACAGGAACAACTCAAAGTCACCTCGGCCGCTTGCGCTTCAACCTCATCCGTCGTAATCAATTTTTCCAAACCGATTCTTTCGGGAAACAACATGTCCGGATCTGCGGAATGCAGTAGCACGACGGAATGCGCCAACCGCTATAAATTCGTCGGAACGACTGATCTTGGATCGATTTCTTCCGCAAAAATTCTAGATGGGACGGTATGTAACGGAACTCCGGCAGATTCCGCGAAAGTTTGCGTGACTCACGCACTACTCCAAACCGGAGCTCAATATACGATCATCGCCGCCAATGCAGTCGACGGAGACGGCTTCGATAATAGCGCTTGGGGATCCATACGCGACGCGGGAAATTCCGAAAACGTTCAAGCCTCGCCGAGAGATAGGGCCACCTTCTCAGGCTGCGGAACGTCTCCGGTGAATTTTTCGGACGGACCGGTATCCATAGATCCGAACGGATCCACCTTCGGTTATTTAGCCGATTTTAACAGTAAGATTTATACCGGACCGAATAACGGCGGGAACGGCGCATTAAGATTTGCTTATGACGGTTCGGGTCCCGAATCGGTTCAATTTACGTTCGCGCAAGATACCGTTGTTCAAAACGCTAGTACGGGAGATAACCCGAGGACTAGTACGAATTCCGCGACGAGTCGGGAAAATAGTATTGCCGTTCCTCCTTACGTAACCTTGGGACATTCGGGATGCACTGTAAACGACGCGACTCTTACAAACGGATGCGGGCCGGATAACGAAAGCGGTCGCGGTGTATTTACGACCGGTACTTTGAGCGGGTCGTCTTACATCTTTATCGCCGCAGCGAGAACCGCGCCGGACGGCAACGGAAACTATTATTTCGATTACTTATACTATTCTTCGGATACTTCCTCCAACCTCGGATTTAAGTACATCGATATGTCGACGATTACGGGAACCGTGACAGCCGGTACTTCCGCAATTACGGTTCAAAACGACCGAGTCTTCCCCGGATTTGCAAAACCGAATTATAACGGAACTTCGGGCTTTAATGCACCGGATTTCGGTTTTATAAGTTTTAATTCCGCAGATTCCGGTACCGGATTTTGTACGGCGGGTTCCAATTGCGACGCCTACGATGGAAGCAAAGGTAGAAGGATCCGGATTGATTATATGCCGTATTTCGGCGGAGCCTCGAGTTCCGGGGGAAATAATGCCAGTCCGAACTGGGCCTACTATATAGGAGTCGATTCTCTCTTCGTGTTTAATAACCGTATTTATGCGGCAAACGGCGGTCTAAACGCCGTCGGCCATAACGGATCTATAATACGTTCCAATACTGCGGATCCGACAACGGCCTGTTCCGCACACGATACATGTGCAAACTGGACGGAAATCGGCCCCAGAACGAATAGCAAATGGCATAATGGAACTACAAATAATTGGTTTTCCTTGGAACTCGGTAAATTCTACGATCTGATTCCGGCCGATCGCGCATTCGCGCAGTTCGCGGAATTTAACGGGAATCTTTACGTAACTCGCACCATCTGCGTCCAAGGAACTCAAGCTACGGGCTTTAGAACCAGTCCTGGTACGGTCGCAGGCTGCACCGATGGAACGGAAGACAATCGTAAGGCGCAGCTTTGGAAATGTGATCCTACGATAACAGGAAGCACGACCGATTGCGATTCGGGAGATTGGACTGTGGTGGCGGACGACGGATCGGGTATTACGAATTTTGGAGATTCTACCAACCGTACGATTACAATGGTGGCCAAGAACGGTTCTTACTTATACGTAGGATACGATAACCCGTCTGGAGCCCGAATCTATCGGACGAATACGACAAATCCGGGCAGTTCTTCCTCCTCCTGGACTCAAGTGGGAGGAAACGGATTAACGGATTCTACAAACGTCGTACAGATATTTTCCGCAGTATCCGTACCGGTCGGGGGCCTTAATTACCTTTATGTAAGCGTCGGTAAGAACAACACGCCGGTCCGCGTCTATAGGCAGCAGAATCAATGA
- a CDS encoding Bor/Iss family lipoprotein, whose protein sequence is MIIRGCKRFGFTWLMISLLGFCRHAMVVYPPMTPDACITSITSRDCKKALELRNSSQNQAGETHRIVHDYYFFGIYPGARVLDTAKFCPRGPKLVHQYTSFWNGVWEQLSFTIYSPQTLEIECYP, encoded by the coding sequence ATGATCATTCGGGGGTGCAAAAGGTTCGGCTTCACCTGGCTAATGATTTCCCTTTTGGGATTTTGCAGACATGCGATGGTCGTTTATCCGCCGATGACTCCGGACGCTTGCATCACTTCAATCACCTCGCGGGATTGTAAGAAAGCTCTCGAACTCAGAAATTCCAGCCAGAATCAAGCCGGAGAGACGCATAGGATTGTCCATGACTATTACTTTTTCGGAATCTATCCGGGTGCCCGGGTCCTTGACACCGCTAAATTTTGTCCGAGGGGTCCCAAATTGGTCCACCAATACACAAGTTTTTGGAACGGGGTATGGGAACAGCTAAGCTTTACCATATATTCACCTCAGACATTGGAGATAGAATGTTATCCTTAA
- a CDS encoding LIC_10461 domain-containing protein yields MLSLKYFLCLFAGAALLYNCHSTILVHKETGSPPASLTKDPPEPDRKFRQASFVFGIYPSGSATEVSCPNSQPEVRMVTGFLDSIIHFLIGPFYTTKTVEVRCKK; encoded by the coding sequence ATGTTATCCTTAAAATACTTTCTTTGTTTGTTCGCCGGCGCGGCGCTTCTTTATAACTGCCATTCCACGATCCTGGTTCACAAGGAAACTGGATCGCCGCCGGCCTCCTTGACTAAAGACCCGCCCGAACCCGACCGGAAATTTCGCCAGGCAAGTTTCGTATTCGGAATTTACCCTTCTGGATCCGCGACGGAAGTATCTTGCCCGAACTCTCAGCCGGAAGTCCGAATGGTGACTGGATTTCTGGATTCGATAATTCATTTTCTGATCGGACCGTTTTATACGACCAAGACCGTCGAAGTGCGCTGTAAAAAATAA
- a CDS encoding DUF2179 domain-containing protein gives MPPWAFEYLILPLCIYFARVTDVSIGTVRIILISREKKALAAVLGFVEVLLWLIVITQIIRNLSNALCYIAYAGGFATGTYLGMVVEEKLAIGHSLLRIIVTGTGEKIVEKLTESGFRTTRLDAQGARGPVTVILSFLRRKEVPFVLEILRQTAPGAFYTIENARKTSDPGIWKEEPGGEFLASLLWRRQSRIRK, from the coding sequence ATGCCACCTTGGGCTTTCGAATATCTGATCCTCCCTCTTTGCATCTATTTTGCCCGCGTTACCGACGTAAGTATCGGAACTGTCCGAATCATATTGATTTCCCGAGAAAAGAAGGCTTTGGCGGCAGTCCTCGGTTTTGTAGAAGTTCTCCTCTGGCTAATCGTGATAACGCAAATCATACGGAATCTCAGCAATGCGCTCTGTTACATTGCGTATGCGGGGGGATTTGCCACAGGGACGTATCTGGGCATGGTAGTAGAGGAAAAACTGGCAATTGGACATTCACTACTCCGGATCATCGTTACTGGGACCGGTGAGAAAATCGTGGAAAAACTTACGGAATCCGGTTTTCGGACCACTCGGTTAGATGCGCAAGGAGCCAGGGGGCCTGTAACGGTAATTCTCTCCTTCTTACGCAGAAAGGAGGTTCCTTTTGTTTTAGAGATATTGAGACAAACCGCTCCAGGAGCGTTCTATACGATCGAGAATGCACGTAAGACCAGCGATCCAGGGATTTGGAAGGAAGAACCGGGAGGCGAATTCTTAGCCAGCCTCCTATGGCGAAGGCAATCCAGAATCAGAAAGTAA
- a CDS encoding SET domain-containing protein has protein sequence MIERRTNKFGENGIFASSPIASGTLLFSYSEWIEDEEFGWKVLTVTEAEDLPESEKEIFMKYGYDVDFGLVTGPTGPQFVINHSNFMNHSCDPNMWYDQNDNIIAKRDIRPGEELTIDYANFVVNFDQTFECRCGAVACRKFIRKDDWKLLLPEYHLNFPAFMHKEIKKFLVKVPA, from the coding sequence ATGATCGAAAGACGCACGAACAAATTCGGGGAAAACGGAATTTTCGCCTCGTCGCCTATAGCTTCAGGGACTCTCCTTTTCAGCTATAGCGAGTGGATCGAGGATGAAGAGTTCGGCTGGAAAGTACTGACCGTTACCGAGGCGGAAGACTTACCCGAATCTGAGAAGGAAATCTTCATGAAATACGGATATGATGTCGATTTTGGCCTCGTAACCGGTCCCACCGGACCCCAGTTCGTCATTAACCATTCCAACTTCATGAACCATTCTTGTGACCCGAATATGTGGTATGATCAGAACGACAATATCATCGCTAAGCGGGACATTAGACCGGGAGAAGAACTTACCATCGACTACGCAAATTTCGTCGTGAACTTTGACCAGACCTTCGAATGTCGCTGCGGAGCCGTAGCTTGCAGAAAATTCATTCGCAAGGACGACTGGAAATTACTGCTGCCAGAGTATCATCTGAACTTCCCGGCGTTCATGCACAAAGAAATTAAAAAGTTCCTGGTAAAAGTCCCGGCTTAA
- a CDS encoding GreA/GreB family elongation factor has protein sequence MTAKRLVTKPDHQKILSTLESPELAHPVPPYFIQSLKKELSKAKKLDPREIPQDLITMNSKFVLRDLGNAEAFQFTLVYPEDSEDHTPSNGKISVLSPYGSAVLGARVGEVVRWLVNGNEKYLRVQELLFQPQ, from the coding sequence ATGACCGCGAAACGGCTTGTAACTAAACCTGATCATCAAAAAATCCTTTCTACTTTAGAGAGTCCGGAGCTCGCTCACCCAGTTCCTCCCTACTTCATTCAAAGTTTAAAAAAAGAACTCTCTAAGGCCAAAAAACTGGATCCTAGAGAAATCCCCCAAGATTTGATTACGATGAATTCGAAATTTGTTCTTCGGGACCTAGGAAACGCCGAGGCCTTTCAATTTACGCTCGTCTATCCCGAAGATTCGGAGGATCATACGCCCTCTAACGGAAAAATCTCAGTGCTTTCCCCGTATGGAAGCGCCGTTTTAGGAGCGAGAGTAGGGGAAGTCGTTCGCTGGCTGGTCAATGGAAATGAAAAATATTTGCGGGTGCAGGAGCTCCTTTTTCAACCCCAGTAA